TTTCGTAGTGAGGAGACAGTctaaacctgtttttcaactggTGAGCTGCGGCACACCATTAAAGCTGACCGGATGTGCTGTAAAAATGTCACTCTTTTCAAAAtcaaaagaagaaagccactttattttgttattgtaccGCTACAATGAAATGTAACCCGTACattcccatcctgttgtatagcagcagtgggcagctgcagcacccagggaccaactccagttcttctttccgttgccttggtcaggggcacagacaggagtagtaaccctaacatgcatgtctttttgatggtgggaggaaaccggagcacccagaggaaacccacacagacacggggagaacatgcaaactccacacagaaaggacctgggatggcctggggttcgaacccaggatcttcttgctgtgaagcaacagtgctaaccactgggccaccatgctgtcaatggattatttatatataaaataaattcaTATTGTTAAGAATGGAAAGGAGTTCTTGCTTTGCAGTTTTAAAATTGTGTACCAATTCTTTCTTATAGTGGATTTTTGGGGATATAAAAAGTGTGCCATGGCAGGAAAAAGGCTGGAAAACAAGGGTCTAAACTATGATAAAAACAACACTACCatgacacgtttttttttttaacaaaactgaCAGAAATATGGAGATTATCTACCATTAGCAGAGTTTAAGGCACCCACCTCTCACAAGACCACCACAAGACACAAGGGGGCACCAGAGAACAACAAGAACACTGCAAGTAAGACCTGAGGGCCTTGAGGTCTTGTGTACTGATCTTGGATCTATGTCACATCAGTAATCTGACCTAACGATGACAATCCCAAAAAATATGTACAGCAAATCGTAAGAGTCGTAGGTATTGTTAATGAGTTGACATATCACCAACTTGAATAGACTTATTCACGTTCaaaaaaaccatccatccatccattatccaaaccacttatcctgccctcagggtcgcgggccaCTGCAAACTGTCCAAAAATGAAATGCTTACAACAGATATATATTTCATGATGGCCAACTATCTTTGGTCTCAGTTTTAAGTAAATTGAACCTCTCTCCGTAGGAGACAAGATTTAGGCATATCAACACTACttgactttccacacacacgcacggacacacatgcacacacaaaagacaTGGTAAATCACCAGTGCAGGCCAAACATACACGACACATACAGAGGCCTCAGATATACATCTCTCATAGCTACAGCCACGTGATGCTCACAGCGTGGTTTGTTTCCAGACTAACTGTAAATCTTGTCTTTGTCTTAGCATTTGTCCAAGTCAGCTCCCtctgagctcctcctcctgttgacCCCGCGGCAGTGTTTCTTAAATCAGGGCTCTGGACCCGGAGCGATTCATGGAGGGTGATGGGTCCCACCACTGTTAAGTGCTCTTGTGTGGTATTAAACCGGGAGATGGTAAATAGATGGACGCGGAATGCGGCTTTAGCTGTCTGAGTCACACTTAAAGCCAGAATAAAATACCCAATACACAAAAGTATAACTGTTGATTTAGATTgttaattactgtaaattaatgaTTACTGgttaaaaaaatgaaaatgtatTGAAAATGTAACTGTTCCATGACAACACCACTTTCTGCATGCAATAACTTAAGGCCACTCAGCTATCCTACAAGCTACTGTAGATCATGGCCTCTTGTGACTTATCACTTACAATTGGACAAGTCACATCCTATTGTATCATCTTTGAAATATGTGACTGTCAATTTGACGACAAAcccatctcctcttcctctaAAACGCCTTATGGGGATCCCAAGTATTCACATAACAGCGGCACTGCACCACATGCAGAACTGAACTAAAAATGCGGGCTGTTTAGAAATGGTTTCAAGCACTAAATTTATCTGCAGCATTATACAGGACACCAGCAAAATCTGACAGAGTAAGGGCTCCCTTCAAATACTCAAGAAATTATTCAGCTCATTTTTGCTCTGGTTTTGACTGCATGTGGGGCAAACAGTAGCCAAGGGCCCTTTAATAAAGCTTACTGGCAACCTAAACATCCCACTCCATGAAACAAAGGAAAGGGCAACTCAGCATTCTTTCAACTAGATACACAGATAGAACATAAATtatcatgcatgcacacacacacacacacacacacacacactttgtggcCGAGCGTATTGACTTAGCGAAGAGGACAAATAAATGACAAGCGTTATGGTTGAATGTGACGGCCATAGCTGTGAACTGAGAGGGTGAGAAGATTAATAGTTATTGGGTGCATGTGGGAATGGGTGGAAGGGGttttcagtgtatgtgtgtgtatatgagcgtctgtctgtctgcacatgtCACCTCACCAAAGAAGCCTCACTTCCCCCTTGAGAATCTGTTGACAGAGCCTCACGCTGTGTTAGGAATGAATTCCAAATATGGGTGAAGTTTGCAAGGGTTTGTGGGTTCGTCTGTGTGAGAGTCGGTGAGTGAAagtgcgagagagagtgagagagagtgtgtgtgtggtgtctttcAACATCTGAAATCTCACCTCTCCAGAGAAGCTGTACTTCCCCTTGAGGATCTGCCGGTAAAGCCTCATGCGGTTGTCATCCTCGAAAGGCATGGTCCCGCTCAGCAGGATGTAGGAGATCACCCCGAGTGCCCACATATCCACCGCATTGGTGTAGGGCTTCCTCACCAGAATCTCGGGGGCGATGTACTCCGGTGTGCCGCACGTGGTCTTCATCAGGCACTCGTCCCCTTTTTTCCTGCTGCTGGCCAAACCAAAATCCGTGATGATAATCTTAGAGTCGGCTCCGGGGTGATAGTAGAGCAGATTCTCTGGTTTCAGGTCCCGGTGTGTGATACCCAGGGTGTGGAGGTACTTGACACCGTCCAGCACCATCTGCAGGACCCGCGTGGCGTCCCGCTCTGTGAAGGAGCCGCGAGCGATGATCCGGTCAAAGAGCTCTCCACCGGTGGCGAgctccatcaccatgtagacacgcTCAGCTGTCTCGAAGACCTCCATCAGCTGGATGATGTTGGTGTGTCTGACGCGCCGCAGGACACACAGCTCCGACTCGCACACCTCCCTCCCCTCCCGGTAGCGGGTCTCGATCATTTTGATGGCATATGGCTGACGTGTGCTCTTGTGCTCCACGCGAACCACTCGGCTAAAACTCCCTCGGCCAATGAGGGCTTTGATGTCGTACTTGGCCGTGACCCGCGGGTCAAACTTGGCCCGATATTTTGCCACTTTCCTCCGCTGAGGGTCGGGCGGCTCGGGTTGGTCTTTGGGAGGCTGGGCAGAGGCAGTGGGGGTGGCACCGTGTGTTTGGGCCTGAGAGGGGGAGGCGCAGTCCGCCTTGTCTCCTCCCCCACATCCGGCATCACCCATCTTGCTGCATGTGCCATCACCTCGTATGAAGTGTTTGTAGATGTCCGTCTGCGGGGGTCCGGGAAGGTCCACCTGAGAAATACATTACAACGATTTACTAGGCATTCTCTGTCATATACAAGATGCAGGATGAGAGCAGTAACAGACACGAGATTAAAAATAAATGTAACTAATTATGTATAATTCTATTTAATTAACATATAAATGAGAGTGGGGTCAAAACTACTTATAACTACAATTAACCAATTTATGACATCTTCAGTTTTTTAGGCAGCTTACAGAAACATGGCACTGTGGGTTTTTCTTATCTCCCAGTTAAAGCAAAAGGGCAAACATTGACAAGAAACAGTTAATGACAGGTAAATAATCATTTCAGTCAACGCCACTTCAATTATTATCCTAATAACCTTCTCAGCCAGGTCCAGGTAAATGAATGTAAAAGTTTCTATATCACTATTATCAAAATTTGTACTACGTACAGTGCTAATGTGACTCCTATTAGAAGTAACAGCATTATGTTAATTATTACAATATTAAAGGATAGGTTCACTTTTTTTGAACAAAGATCTCATAAAAAACACATCATTAAGAATCGTACCAATAAAAACTTCACAGATTgcttcagtattgagaaactGCTGAATCTTCTCgctgggcttcaacacagtccaatgggACAACTGCTTAAGTCTCCAGAAACCAGGATATATCTCCTTTACAAAAATGGGAAGCTCATAGTAGTGCCACACACATCTTCATTTATATAACTTTTTCTTTCAGAACATGTTTTGAATAGGAGCGAAAAGAAACGTGGATCTACTTTTTGTAGTTGATGTAGTACATCCCAGCTATCTGTAAATTTGTGAGAGCATAAAATCCAATAGCCCGGCATTCccatagaaaaaaaaatatatgaaaGAATGGCACGGATATAGATAGCAAGGAAGAAGTTTTGCAGAAGTAcaaaataaagccatttgaacttGATGGAAGAATGgttattttttcccccaatagAACATACTACTGCATGTGTGACTTTAATGTGAGCTTCCTGTTTTTGAAAAGGAGATACATGATGAGTTTTGAGGGCTAgaagggaaacaatcacaaatTTCAACATTATCTCCATATATATGTTagagggataacactccattagcagccataagactgagcagtcttctgtgtctctgaaacgccgcCAAAACTttgtccaccagtgatgtcatTGGGGGACAATCCATTTATatgaaaacttacttcctggttggCCAATAGGCCATATTTTATAAGAAAACGCAAAAATCAACTCTACATACAGTTGTATAATGTATTGCTAGTCCCATTTTCCTATACAATGCAGCTAACCAGCAAACCAAGGAAATACATTTTCACATTCACAGTTTTCGACACAATTTCAGCGGTgtttcagagacagagagaggactgctcagtattatggctgctaatgcagtgttatccctacaacatatgtATATGGAGAGATAATGTTGgaaattgtgattgtttcccttttttAATGTTTGCCTATTTTACTGTTAGGGCCCAAAGAGAAATTTCAGTAAAGAGGCAAGTTTCTTATCGCTAAAGCGATCAGTACAGTGTTTATCTGTACAATTCTAAATGATGCCCGGCAAACACTTGAGGTCAGagaataaaaaaaatcttttctttAGTCATATCACAGCACCATGGCAGTCCTGACATAGTCCCACTGACCTTTTTGACCAGGTCCAGCTGAACGTCCCCTGGAGGCTCAGGGAGGACCTTACTGTTCCTGCACCCCATCACATCACCTCAGGCTGCTGCCCGGCCATCCACACAGGCCCCCAGCAGCCCAGTCTCATCACCGCAACTGTGGACTCGACAGACAAAAGGAGCCCAACATCCAGGCTGTGTCCAGAGTCAGATGGAGGGTTCATGAAGAGACTCACACCATACGCTCAAGGTCCGATGAGGTGGCATCAGCATCAGAGACAGGAGGCTCACAAATGAGAATGCAACACCGATACAAGTCGCATCCAAAGTCACAGAGCTCAAGACTGCAGCTGTCGAGTACTTTGGTTGTCTTTATACCTCCAGCCCCTACTGTATTGCTACACCTTGTTGTAGTACTGTTTTACTGGCTCTGACAAAGTACTTTTTTGAGTTTGTGCCAGTAGACCTAGTACACACCTCCAGGCAGCACTGTCTGCAGATGGGGGCGGCATCGAGCCTCTTGAAAGGAGCTAGCAAGGTCCCATCCGGGATGGGACAGCTCAGCGTTTTTGAAGATTTAAGGGAAAAACTGCATGAATCGAAGTTAATACAGATGCTCAAGGTACTAAAACAACCCAACAGTGGTGAAGGAGGCGGCGGCGTGGCCAGGGCATCCAACTTCTCCACACAGGCCTCAGAGGGGCTGCCTTTAGAAACGCGGCAATGCAATATTTTAAATTTATGCAGGATTTGTGTATGAATTCAAATCGTCACCTTCACTTttagtttacccccccccccagaagcgAAAAGAAGCTTCAATCAATTGGGAAACACTTCAAATCCTAACAGTCTTTCCACGGATGAAGGAGCATTCCCTGGAGAATGACAGGTTGGAGATGGAGTCGGGGAAAAGGATCTGAAatgcaaaaagagagagagtgagagagagagagagagagagagagagagagagagagagagagagagagagagaaacagaataaACTCTCAATCCTGCATGACTTTGGTGAGTGTAGACTCAACCGATGGACATTACTGCTGGTGTAAAATCCCAACACAACAGGGGAGGGACCAGCACATTATGGAAGGGTACATTGGCATTTGGAAGCACTACCAACACACGTTAAGTTGTAGTGTAGTTAACAGCAAAACTTTGGGGAAATGTCCAACAAACTTTACCACAAAATACGTGTTTTTGAATAAGTGGCTGGGTTTTGAGTCGCCGGGCGAGAAGAACGAGTTGTAAACGTGCAGCCAAGGGGCAATGGCACTGCAACACTGGAGATTTGGTTTGAAAAAgccattgtttaaaaaaaaaaaaaaaaaaacaacccctttTTTTAGTTACAGGGCAACACAACGGCCTCCTGTAGCAACGTTTTAGCGGTTTTTATCCGACGGGAAAACCGAAATGTGCTTTCAGTAAAAGTTTTCAGCACAAATGTTTATCAGTTAGCTTTGTCAGCCATGATCGTGGCTAAGCCGCCTTGGGACGAGCCGCAGAAAGCAGCTCTGCAAAGGGACTCCGGCGCTGAGGACGAGCCGGAACCCGCATTTCATGTACGATGGGAGCGACACAAAGGTGATAAGACCACGCCTCGGTGGCCAGGCCCTTCTTTTTCATGTTAATGTGTGTTTTCTTTTGTCGTAAAGCCATTTgtgaccccctttttttttttaaacaacgcTGGGCAGCATCAAATAACTTCTAGCGATATCCCCTCATGAACAATAACGAGTTGTCCGACTGACGACGCACAAAAACgcaaaaatcaacaacaaaaatctcACCTCGTTCCTTTACCGCAGACagccaaagtttaaaaaaaaagttaagcagCTCGTTTAGTTAGCTggggagccacacacacacacacatacacacacacacacacacacacacacacacacacagcaggagcaACAGGGCAGGACTCGCAGCTTGCCAAAGCCAGCCTCCTCACCCCACTCTCAAGTCACTCAGCTGTTCTCTCCATTTTCCCCTTCGCAGTTCTCGCTTCTTCttcgtctctcttttttttatattCCCGCTGATAAACGTGCGGGATCAACTTCCCCCCGTAATGAGAAGCACCTGGGACACTTTCGTCGTTCCATGTGTGTCCGCCGAGCTGTTAAAGAGGCGAGAGGAGGTGGCAGGAAGAGTTTTCGGAGCCTCGGTGTGGGCTGTTCTTCTCCGGACGATGTTTTCCAGCAGGACCACCTTTTTTCTTCCTCCCAACTTCTTTTGTAGGAACGGGACGGGACGACCTCCTTCGGCTCGTTTCGACCCCACAAAACCCTCTCGCCACCGCCGCTGTGAGCTCACTTCCTGgatacacacatttccttaccaaCGCACTGACATTAGTTCTTTTTTTCtgcaggaagggggggggctgcaaaagTGGGAGGACAATCCCAACTAACTTCCATGCAACGTTACTTTTTGCGTTTAGCGATGTTGTTCAGATTAACAGATGCGTGTATCGGATGTTCACATGCGCTTGGGACTTACTTTCTTTTCTTTGCTAATACGCGCACGCATCCACAGGACACAAGCGCGCGTGTCTCCGCTTGCGATTTTTGTTTTTAACACGGAAAATGAATCCACGTATGAATATGAATTCACTTCTATGGACCAGCTCATTTTCGTGGGAGGTAAAAGCCAGTGTCCCGGTTATTCCCTGCGGACCCGGCTCACACAGTATGCAGATGTTGAGCCTTTTAGAGTCAAGAGTCCATTTTGTCGGCCAAGTCTAATCGCATACAAGAAATCTGACTTGGTACGTTGCTCTCAACACGGACACGCCGCTGTAAAGATAGCAAAGAAGCAGCATAACAAGTAAAAGTATGGGTGCAGAGCCACGTCTGAGCAATATTAAGAGGTGTAACAGAATAGGGGCTATGATAAGATCATTGACTGTGAGGGCATCATGCACGTCGTATTGCACAGTAGTAAATACTATATTGCGCAGATGCTGCCGCATAGGTTATTGCACAAGTTAGTTGTTGCACTCGGCAGGTGGAGGAGTGCGAATAGGAGGAAAGTGAGTGTGGTATGTCATTAAACAGTGCACGTAAACAAGATAAGAGACTATTTTATTAATAGCGCAGCAGCACATCCACGCGCCCGTACATTTACAGAGCACAGCCACACGGTGTCGCTGTGTGAATGTGAGTCACTTGCTGTGGCTTCTCAAGGTTATCACAAATCACAAGGTTACTTTTGTTGTTTCAAGTCCATACCCCCCCCCATACCGCTCCCCATCTAACTGTACAAGTAATAACTTTGAACAGTCAACTGACATCTTACTTCCCAGTATCATCGTCCATACTCAGAAGCAGCGACAGGGTACTAAATGTATAGCCTCTGCTGCATTATTGATGTGGAGGATTGTGCTGAACTCATCATGGACCATGCCCACGATTTGTGCAACCTGCAACAAGGTGCAGCGTCCTCCTGGAGTGGcatttaaaaggaaaggtgggtaAAAGGATGACAAATGTCCTGGCTCTTCTAttaggagagagaaaaggggcgTAGAATTCATCTTGATGCCGATAAAGCTTCTCGAATCAGATTGGAAGTGTGAGGATGAgtgagggggggggtgacagaggaagacaacaGATAATAGATGGTGAGTACCCAGACAGACATGGGGGGAGGGAAGGAACAGAGAGAGGTGAgggtgaaagaggcagagaaACCGAGAGATAGGGTgataaaaaaaggagggggggggagatttgGAACAGGTAGTGGGAGAATGAGGCCATAAAGGATAAACGACATGAGAAAAAGAGCTACACCAAGACAGAGCGAGAACACAAAAAGTAACTGAAGAGGCAATGAAACggtgaacgagagagagagagagagagagagagtctctcTGAGGGCCAGTGCGGTCCCGCCAGCTTCTCTGCTCTATCTGCAGTGCAGTGGAGGTCAGAAAGTGATGAAGAAAGTTGCTGCTACCTCATCATCCTCATGACTGATCACCGTTTTGTCCCCTCTCTCATTAAGCTGCCTTGTCCGAGCACTTTACATGCAGTGACACTATTACTGTACAGAGATCAAACGCAGacctatccatctgtctatctatctatctatctatctatctatctatctatctatctatctatctatctatctatctatctatctatctatctatctatctatctatctatctatcattgtgtgtgtttgtgtagaggTCTTCTGCTTATCTctagacccccccctttttttctaaaAGGTCAATATCATCTGTTAAATGTAGATTTGCTGACTGCTGTATTATTTATCAATGTGAAGGAGAGAAGAGCTGCTCTATTAAAAGCTcaattgtctgtctgtgtctgtggatcCACTATTCTCCTGATGACGCTGCCCCTTCATCTGCCAGTGAGCAAAAGACAAgagaaaacgtgtgtgtgtgtgtgtgtgtgtgtgtgtgtgtgtgtgtgtgtgtgtgtgcgtgtgtgtgctattCGATACGATACAATACACTATATTGTCCCCGTAGGGAAGTTTGTCTTGGACTCAAGTGCTGCACATCATATAGCAGCCTCCATAGTAGTAATAATGATTAAAaaataccaacaacaacaacataacacATACTGTAGCACATCACAACCACAAATTACTCATAGTGTTGCACATATTACACAACCAGTGGTAAGAACAAGTGACATATTGCACAATCCCTCCCATCATATCAAAAAAATCTATTACACACCTCTGCATAAAAGTCTGCACGAAAAGCTATTGCACAACTCTGCAGCTCAAGCAACATTATCTAAAATTTTAAATGAGTTAGGTTGAGTTTTTAAAACAGTTGCGTTTACACCGGGGTACTCCACACCGTCTGCCAGAGGGTAAGAACTCGGAGTCGGCGTGGAGGATGAGAGATGGATCAGACAATATCTCTGTGCTTGCCTGAGAACAGACAgctcatatactgactggagggATTGGTGTTCATTCCCCCCTTAACCTTCATGGGAGTCTTTACCAGACGAGCGAGCTTACATTTTGCCATACCATGCTGACATCCCATACCTGACCACGCTCTCTAATACAGCCCGATAGAATAAAAAAGTAATCCTCCGATCCACCCCAAACACCCTGAGTCTGCATAAAAAGTAGAATATCTGCTGTAAATGAGAACACAACCTTTCAACATGGGCCTCCAAGTGAACCCCAAGATACCGGTAAGAGCAGACCTgattgattctctctctctctctctctctctctctctctctctctctctctctctctctctctctctctctctctctctctctctctctctctctccccccctctctctctccctccctctctctctctctctctctctctctctctctctctctctctctctctctctctctctctctctccccctctctctctctctccctctctctcggttctatgatggaagttgaactccttgtgcatgttaatgtaaaggagtgactATGTTTGATGATGTCATTGCTCATTATTAAAATGTTTCTCGTTAAATAAAGAGCTGTTGTAGAATTCTCTCGTCCCTCTCTCGTCTCCCATCCTTCTCTCTTTTCATCcctcattcctctctctcttgtccctctcatctctctcccaccccctcattccccccctctctctctctcatccctctctctcgtccctctctcatctctccgtgttggtgggcagcagAGTGGACCACTGTGCTACCCCAGACGTCCCAAAttccaagtcctttctgtgtggcgtttgcatgatctcaccgtgtctgcagtgggttttctctaggtgctccgccccctccccaatcaaaaatacatgcatgttggggttaatactcctgtcttgtgcccctgaccgaggcatggcaagaagaactgaagttggtccctgggGCTGCACGACAGctgccccactgctcctagctacacagctaggatgggttaaatgcagagcagaattcccccatggggattaataaagtatctctctccctctcatccctctctctcgtcttgtccctctctctcttgtcccTCTCATTCTCAGCTCTCATCTCTCaatcctctctctcgtctctcatccctctctcgtcttgtccccctctcctctctctctctctctctctcctctctctctctctctctctctctctctctctctctctctctctctctctctctctctctctctctctctctctctctctctctcagcaggaGACTTCCATGGAAAGGCTTGGCTAGGAATCAAGTGAGAGGGAGTGGCTGTTGTGTGGCTTCAGCAACTCAGATTAAACCGCTAAGTGAGAagacatggagggagggagagggtggtggatggagagaggaagggggacaAATGTGTTATACTCTGGCATAGTGATAAAGGTACAATGAAAACAggtgggggagatggcggtggCCCGCTGAGTTGAGCCCTACTGTGTTGTCAACAAAACAGAGCTCACTATAGAGATAGCTACAAAGAAAAGGCAGACAGATTAAAAAACAGACATAAAACGTAAGAGAACAGGTAAGCAAgtaaacaaaaacacagacacatacacgatATATACATTATATCTCACTTGGTAGCTTAAATCTGGGTCACCGAAACAACGGAATTGGAAACAATGCGGCTATCAGACACCATAAACAAGCGCAGTTTCACTGAAAGATAAACAGATGACACCATGATCGGAGGTGTTTTGTCTCACTCCAGTAAAACAAATCACCATCCAACCAGCAGACAACAGATGACAGGATTCTTGCTCGTGTGTTAATAGATTCAATTCACTGACGAACAGGCCAAGAAAGAGCCAGACGTTACCATGATGGATAGACAGAGGCGGAGAGAAATACTGACATTGACACCAGCTtactgacacagacagagacatacacaTTTGAGACAGGTTACTTTGAAAACAGaactaatatatatttatatatacagacaggtgacaaatggaAGGAgcaacctgaatgcttgacctctACAGTGAGGGggcccgggggctctgttatgctgtggggggcatttcctggaatggtttgggtccacctgtccccttagagggaagggtcactgcaaatcaatacaatgttattctgagtgatcacctttatcctatgaagagacatttctatcctgatgggaatggcatcttccaggatgacaatgcccccatccacagggcacaagaggtccctgaatggtttgatgaggattaaaatgatgtaaatcatatgatacggccttcacagtcaccatatctcaacccaactgaacacatatgggagattttggaccgacatgttagacagcgctctccaccaccatcctcaaaacaccaaatgagggaatatcttttagaAGAACGGTGTTccgtccctccagtagagttcagagacttgtagaatatatgacaaggagcactgaagctgttctgtaggCTTGTGGTAGCCCAACACCTTATTAAGAcacgttgtgtttgttttttcctttaatttgtccccAGTCTGTATAcaatgatgagccaaaacattatggccacctgcctaatatgctgttggtcatgtttgccaccaaaacagcaccaaGGCATGGATTCTACAAGTTCCTTGAAGGTGtcttgtggtatctggcaccaaaacattagcaacagatccttcaagtcctgtaagttgcaggtggagccaccatggattGAACTTCTTTttctagcacatcccacagatgctcaatcggattgagatctggcgaatttggaggccagggcaacaccgtgaacacttcatcatgttcaaCGATTCCCGAACAATGTATGCAGTATGACAAAATGTGTACAGTGTGACAAGGtgcattgtcctgctgaaagaggccactgccatcagggaatacccttgccatgaaggggtgtgtctggtctgcaacaatatttAGGTGGGTGGCatatgtcaaattgatgtccacatgaatggccagagccaaggtttcctagcagaacattgcctagagcatcacgttccctccaccggcttgttgtcTTTCCacggtgcatcctggtgccatcacttccacaggtaaacggcacacacgTACGTGGGCATCCgggtgatctaaaagaaaacaggactcatcggaccaggcaaccttcttccactgctccaaagtccagttccgatgcttgcatgcccattgtaggcgctgtTGACgagggacaggggtcatcatgggcactctgaccggcctgcagctacacagccccatacgcaccAGGatacgatgcactgtgtgttgtgacacattc
The window above is part of the Lampris incognitus isolate fLamInc1 chromosome 6, fLamInc1.hap2, whole genome shotgun sequence genome. Proteins encoded here:
- the pskh1 gene encoding serine/threonine-protein kinase H1 homolog; the encoded protein is MGCRNSKVLPEPPGDVQLDLVKKVDLPGPPQTDIYKHFIRGDGTCSKMGDAGCGGGDKADCASPSQAQTHGATPTASAQPPKDQPEPPDPQRRKVAKYRAKFDPRVTAKYDIKALIGRGSFSRVVRVEHKSTRQPYAIKMIETRYREGREVCESELCVLRRVRHTNIIQLMEVFETAERVYMVMELATGGELFDRIIARGSFTERDATRVLQMVLDGVKYLHTLGITHRDLKPENLLYYHPGADSKIIITDFGLASSRKKGDECLMKTTCGTPEYIAPEILVRKPYTNAVDMWALGVISYILLSGTMPFEDDNRMRLYRQILKGKYSFSGEPWPSVSNLAKDFVERVLTVDPSERLTAGQALKHPWVVSMAASSSMKNLQRSISQNLLKRASSRCHSTKSAQSTRSSRSTKSNKARRAREKELRELNRRYQQQYNG